Proteins from one Pontibacter korlensis genomic window:
- a CDS encoding SusC/RagA family TonB-linked outer membrane protein, with amino-acid sequence MKKLLLLSFILVVTLLQQAVAQGKTVSGTVTDAQSGQGLPGVTVLVKGTQVGTATGANGNYTINVPEGSNTLVFSFIGYTAVERQVGNASTVNVGLSVDNKQLSEVIITGYGTTNTLVNTGAVNQVTPEDIDIPVTSFDKALQGKVPGLQSVGASGQPGSAQEIRIRGVGSITASSSPLYVIDGVPINSGDLSRNTTTANALAGINPNDIESITVLKDASAASIYGSRAANGVIVVTTKSGKAGKTRVRLNAEYGWSERAYNNENTRPLTTAENIELFSEALLNDSYYRNGYGLTPDNIGEFLSDNFGLDPAVNTNWEDEISQTGVTQQYNVAADGGNDKTRFHVSAGYFGQEGIVQKSEFERYTTNFKLSHDLSNKLTFSSNLMISSSNQSGPLNSGYFANPVMASLFLLPSIAADDRPRAPFNPVVLRDLDQNNNNTLKGIGSFTGEYRILPNLKVTSKYGIDYNNLEEDSYQNPIYGDGMSAGGYSTRYYTRYFNWIWTNLVDYTWDINKDNTWVANLKGGYEAQKSTYLSSSLTSNNLPLNTDYTVPSVGAIPYEAGGTNESYTFASLLAIADFSYQSKYVLSASFRRDGSSRFGSENRYGNFWSVGASWNLDQESFIQDIDWVDQLKLRASYGVNGNAGIGNFSWRRLYGYSYTYDGQVASVPNSLGNEELTWEKNKPFDVGIDAAFFNNRLSITADYYSRETSDLLLERPLSRTTGWTTRLENVGAMRNSGFEFGINATPVQAGDFRWDVNFNISKNKNEVLELVQDEQLVSPFIRKVGEDIQSYYLPLWAGIDPADGNPMWYTDGTRSETTKNYNLAERALTGKKASPDAFGGFGTTVSWKGLALDASFYYSYGNYLYDPYYQYLNSGGYYLGYYNQRATQLNRWQSPENPGDGRIPRLDWDGTNAHRLSDNILNKGDFIRLRDVTLAYNLPESIISKVGMSNVRVYVRGTNLWTSTKDDYLPYDPEAGGVGGTTNFDINVPKTVTFGLNVGF; translated from the coding sequence ATGAAAAAACTGCTACTACTCAGTTTTATCCTGGTAGTAACGCTGCTGCAGCAGGCGGTAGCTCAGGGTAAAACAGTATCGGGTACAGTAACTGATGCGCAAAGCGGGCAAGGGTTGCCTGGCGTTACTGTATTGGTAAAAGGAACTCAGGTGGGCACAGCAACCGGTGCCAATGGTAATTATACCATAAATGTGCCTGAGGGAAGCAACACATTAGTATTTAGCTTTATTGGCTATACTGCTGTGGAGCGCCAAGTGGGAAATGCCTCTACTGTTAATGTTGGCCTTTCTGTAGACAACAAACAACTTTCAGAGGTAATCATTACTGGTTACGGTACTACGAACACTCTTGTGAACACAGGTGCTGTTAACCAGGTTACTCCAGAGGATATTGACATCCCGGTAACATCTTTCGATAAGGCTTTACAAGGTAAGGTTCCAGGCCTACAGTCTGTAGGTGCTTCTGGCCAGCCAGGTTCTGCGCAGGAAATCCGCATCCGTGGTGTGGGTTCAATCACTGCCTCTTCTTCTCCTTTGTATGTAATCGACGGTGTGCCAATCAACTCTGGTGACCTTTCTAGAAATACTACTACAGCTAACGCACTGGCTGGTATCAACCCTAACGATATCGAAAGCATCACTGTACTTAAGGATGCTTCTGCAGCCTCTATTTATGGTTCAAGAGCTGCTAACGGTGTAATCGTTGTTACTACTAAAAGCGGTAAGGCTGGCAAAACAAGAGTTCGTTTAAACGCTGAATATGGTTGGTCTGAGCGTGCTTATAATAACGAAAACACTCGCCCTCTAACTACTGCTGAGAACATTGAACTGTTTTCTGAGGCTCTGTTAAATGACTCTTACTACAGAAACGGTTATGGTCTTACTCCTGACAACATTGGAGAATTCTTGAGCGATAATTTCGGTCTTGATCCTGCGGTGAACACTAACTGGGAAGACGAAATCTCTCAAACTGGTGTAACGCAGCAGTATAACGTTGCGGCTGACGGTGGTAATGACAAAACTAGATTCCACGTTTCTGCTGGTTACTTTGGCCAGGAGGGTATCGTGCAGAAGTCTGAGTTTGAGAGATACACTACAAACTTTAAGCTTTCTCATGACCTGAGCAATAAGCTTACATTCTCTTCAAACCTGATGATCTCTTCTTCAAATCAATCGGGACCATTGAACAGCGGTTACTTTGCTAACCCTGTAATGGCTTCGTTGTTCCTGTTGCCAAGCATCGCTGCGGATGACAGACCTCGTGCACCATTCAACCCAGTTGTACTGCGAGACCTGGATCAGAACAACAACAACACACTGAAAGGTATCGGTAGCTTTACTGGTGAGTACAGGATCCTGCCTAACCTGAAAGTAACCTCTAAGTATGGTATAGATTACAACAACCTGGAGGAGGATTCTTATCAGAACCCTATCTACGGTGACGGTATGTCAGCTGGTGGTTACTCTACTAGATACTATACTCGTTATTTCAACTGGATCTGGACAAACCTTGTTGATTATACTTGGGATATCAACAAAGACAACACTTGGGTAGCTAACCTGAAAGGTGGTTATGAAGCACAGAAGTCAACGTACCTGTCTTCTTCATTAACATCTAACAACCTGCCGCTAAATACTGATTATACAGTGCCTTCTGTAGGTGCAATCCCTTACGAGGCTGGTGGTACAAACGAAAGCTATACTTTCGCTTCATTGCTTGCTATCGCTGACTTCTCTTACCAGAGCAAGTATGTACTTTCTGCTAGCTTCCGTCGTGATGGTTCTTCTCGCTTCGGTTCAGAAAATCGTTACGGTAACTTCTGGTCTGTTGGTGCAAGCTGGAACCTGGATCAGGAAAGCTTCATTCAGGACATTGATTGGGTAGACCAATTAAAGCTGAGAGCTTCCTATGGTGTGAACGGTAACGCAGGTATCGGTAACTTCAGCTGGAGACGCCTATATGGCTATTCTTACACTTACGACGGCCAAGTTGCCAGTGTACCAAACTCACTGGGTAACGAAGAGTTGACTTGGGAGAAAAACAAGCCATTCGACGTAGGTATCGACGCAGCCTTCTTCAATAACAGATTAAGCATTACTGCTGACTACTACTCAAGAGAAACTTCAGACCTGTTATTGGAGAGACCACTTTCTAGAACTACAGGTTGGACTACTCGCTTAGAGAACGTAGGTGCAATGAGAAACAGCGGTTTCGAGTTTGGCATCAACGCTACTCCAGTTCAGGCCGGTGACTTCAGATGGGATGTGAACTTCAATATCTCTAAAAACAAAAACGAAGTATTGGAGCTTGTACAGGATGAGCAGCTTGTTTCTCCTTTCATCAGAAAAGTTGGCGAGGATATTCAGTCTTACTACCTGCCGCTTTGGGCTGGTATAGACCCAGCTGATGGTAACCCAATGTGGTATACTGACGGCACACGTTCTGAGACAACTAAGAACTATAACCTGGCTGAGCGTGCTCTTACAGGCAAAAAAGCTTCTCCAGATGCATTTGGTGGCTTCGGTACTACAGTGTCTTGGAAAGGTCTGGCGCTTGATGCTAGCTTCTACTACAGCTATGGCAACTACCTGTATGACCCATACTACCAGTACCTGAACAGTGGTGGTTACTACCTGGGTTACTACAACCAGAGAGCTACTCAGCTTAACAGATGGCAGAGCCCAGAGAACCCTGGCGATGGTAGAATCCCAAGACTTGACTGGGATGGTACAAATGCTCACAGATTGTCTGATAACATCCTGAATAAAGGTGACTTCATCCGTCTAAGAGATGTTACGCTTGCTTACAACCTGCCAGAGAGCATTATCAGCAAAGTTGGTATGTCGAACGTGAGAGTTTACGTTAGAGGTACAAACCTTTGGACTTCAACAAAAGACGACTACCTGCCATATGATCCAGAGGCTGGTGGAGTTGGTGGTACAACTAATTTCGACATCAATGTGCCTAAAACTGTGACGTTCGGCTTGAACGTAGGATTTTAA
- a CDS encoding RagB/SusD family nutrient uptake outer membrane protein, protein MKRYYKNILMSGLVAATMLTSCSDEFLDQSPASSTNATEALVNDYDVLTALRGAYDGMSVVGLYGRNLPILGELLADNSFVAASNSGYFTSFPRYTFTRADGDISNAWTEAYDVINRTNAIINSDPVVTNQADIDQYKGEAYAIRALMYFELVRHFAVPYTENPSAPGVPIVLEFDYNAQPSRNTVAEVYAQIKSDLDAAYELINQDVPPTRISKYAARALASEVNLYTQDYNLALQYAEEVINESGHELLEYEDVVTYWNDPSAGSGYSETLFEIAATDTDHNGVNELGYFYHQGGYGQNLAAGNLYALYSEDDVRADLIIVGRRGADNPAYIVNKYPNIAGDRDDKAIIRMSEVYLIAAEAAARLNQEDLARTYLNALVSERDPDLEYTSSGQQLIDNIILERRKELAFEGDRFHTLNRLMLDITDRPANPTTVEYGDYRRVLPIPQSEIDANDNIAQNEGWGG, encoded by the coding sequence ATGAAAAGATATTATAAAAATATATTGATGTCCGGTCTTGTTGCTGCAACTATGCTTACTTCGTGCAGCGATGAGTTCCTGGATCAAAGCCCTGCAAGTTCTACTAATGCTACTGAAGCGTTAGTGAATGATTACGATGTGCTAACAGCTTTGAGAGGTGCTTACGATGGAATGTCAGTTGTAGGCTTGTACGGACGTAACCTTCCAATTTTAGGAGAGCTTTTGGCAGACAACAGTTTTGTTGCTGCTTCAAACTCTGGTTATTTTACATCATTCCCTCGTTATACTTTTACAAGAGCTGACGGTGATATCTCTAACGCGTGGACAGAGGCTTATGATGTAATCAACAGAACAAACGCAATCATTAACTCTGACCCTGTAGTAACGAACCAGGCTGACATAGACCAGTACAAAGGTGAGGCTTACGCTATTCGTGCTTTGATGTACTTTGAGCTGGTACGTCACTTCGCAGTGCCATACACTGAGAATCCAAGTGCGCCAGGTGTTCCGATTGTGTTGGAGTTTGATTATAACGCACAGCCTTCACGTAACACAGTTGCTGAGGTGTATGCACAAATCAAATCTGATCTTGATGCTGCTTACGAGCTGATTAACCAGGATGTGCCTCCAACCCGCATCAGCAAGTATGCGGCAAGAGCTCTTGCTTCCGAAGTTAACCTGTACACTCAGGACTACAACCTGGCTTTACAGTATGCTGAGGAGGTAATCAATGAGAGCGGTCATGAGCTTCTGGAGTATGAGGATGTGGTAACGTACTGGAACGACCCGAGCGCAGGTTCAGGTTACTCTGAGACATTATTCGAAATTGCTGCTACAGATACAGATCACAATGGCGTAAACGAGCTGGGTTATTTCTACCACCAGGGCGGCTATGGTCAGAACCTGGCAGCAGGAAACCTGTATGCACTGTACTCAGAAGATGATGTTAGAGCTGACCTAATAATAGTAGGTAGAAGAGGCGCTGACAATCCTGCTTATATTGTAAACAAGTATCCGAACATTGCAGGTGACCGTGATGATAAAGCTATCATCCGTATGTCTGAAGTATACCTGATTGCTGCAGAAGCTGCTGCACGTCTGAACCAGGAAGACCTGGCGCGCACTTACCTGAATGCGCTGGTTTCTGAAAGAGATCCAGACCTGGAGTACACTTCATCTGGTCAGCAATTAATAGACAATATCATTCTGGAGCGTAGAAAAGAACTGGCCTTCGAAGGTGACAGATTCCATACGTTAAACCGTCTGATGCTTGACATCACTGACAGACCAGCCAACCCTACAACTGTAGAGTATGGCGATTACAGAAGAGTATTACCTATTCCACAATCTGAGATTGATGCGAACGATAACATCGCTCAGAACGAAGGATGGGGAGGTTAA
- a CDS encoding amidase, producing the protein MKSRTIALLGAACFVSGAFVAKVADDKLSVGVLQDAQKLIGLNFTDAQLDSTITELEELRENYEVLRKQNLPNSVAPALVFNPIPVGYTFETQKSAFEAERAQNVKLPRKREELAFYTIPQLAELVRTQQITSEELTKFYLDRLKKYGPTLECVTSLTEELALQQARQADKEIKAGKYKGMLHGIPFGVKDLLSTRKYKTTWGATPYKDQVIDEDATVVQRLQDAGGVLVAKLTLGALAMGDVWYGGKTRSPWDINKGSSGSSAGSAAAVSAGLLPYAIGTETLGSIVSPSTATGTTGLRPTFGRVSRHGAMALSWSMDKIGPIARSAEDCAIVFNAIYGPDGKDQSVYDAPFNYNQSINPKKLRVGYLKDDFAKEYGFKENDQATLEALRKAGVELVPISLPDLPARELTLTISVEGAAAFDELTRSGRDSMLVAQHKNAWPNIFRTGRFVPAVEYLQAQRVRTLLVQQMQEILKDVDVYISPSFASNNLVVTNLTGHPCVVVPNGFQKNGMPTTITFMGKLFGEAELLSFAKFYQSITPHDEQHPSMNFGKKKKS; encoded by the coding sequence ATGAAGAGTAGAACTATAGCCTTGCTTGGCGCGGCATGCTTTGTGTCGGGTGCGTTTGTGGCAAAAGTGGCAGATGACAAACTATCCGTAGGGGTGCTACAGGATGCGCAGAAGCTGATAGGGTTAAACTTTACAGATGCACAACTCGATTCAACAATTACAGAGCTGGAGGAGCTAAGAGAGAACTACGAAGTACTGAGAAAGCAGAACCTGCCAAATAGCGTAGCGCCGGCACTAGTGTTCAATCCTATACCGGTTGGATATACTTTTGAAACGCAGAAATCAGCTTTTGAGGCTGAGCGCGCGCAAAACGTGAAGCTGCCAAGAAAGCGCGAGGAGCTGGCTTTTTACACTATACCACAGCTGGCAGAACTGGTGCGTACGCAGCAGATTACATCCGAGGAGCTGACAAAGTTCTACCTGGACCGCCTGAAGAAGTATGGCCCTACACTCGAGTGTGTCACCTCTCTTACAGAAGAGCTGGCACTGCAGCAGGCGCGGCAGGCAGATAAGGAGATCAAAGCCGGTAAATACAAAGGCATGCTGCACGGTATTCCGTTTGGTGTAAAGGATTTGCTCTCTACGCGCAAGTACAAAACTACCTGGGGAGCGACGCCTTACAAAGACCAGGTAATAGATGAGGATGCTACTGTGGTGCAGCGGCTGCAGGACGCAGGAGGAGTGTTGGTGGCTAAATTAACATTAGGTGCACTGGCTATGGGAGATGTATGGTATGGTGGTAAAACACGCTCACCATGGGACATAAACAAGGGCTCTAGTGGTTCATCAGCTGGCTCGGCAGCAGCAGTATCGGCAGGCTTATTACCATATGCCATCGGTACTGAAACTCTCGGTTCTATTGTGTCTCCATCAACAGCTACTGGAACTACAGGTCTGCGCCCAACCTTTGGCCGAGTAAGTCGCCATGGTGCTATGGCCTTAAGCTGGTCAATGGATAAGATTGGTCCGATTGCACGTTCCGCCGAAGACTGCGCAATTGTGTTCAATGCTATTTATGGCCCAGATGGTAAAGACCAGTCTGTTTATGATGCTCCTTTTAACTATAACCAAAGTATAAACCCGAAGAAGCTCCGTGTAGGTTATCTGAAAGATGACTTTGCAAAGGAGTACGGCTTCAAGGAGAATGACCAGGCTACGCTAGAAGCGCTTCGTAAGGCGGGAGTGGAGCTAGTGCCGATTTCTCTGCCTGATCTGCCTGCCCGGGAGTTGACTTTAACCATATCAGTAGAAGGTGCAGCAGCTTTCGACGAGCTTACCCGTAGCGGCCGTGACAGCATGCTTGTGGCGCAGCACAAGAATGCATGGCCGAACATCTTCCGTACCGGGCGATTTGTGCCTGCTGTAGAATACCTGCAGGCGCAGCGTGTGCGTACGCTGCTGGTACAGCAAATGCAAGAGATACTAAAAGATGTGGATGTATACATCAGTCCGTCTTTTGCCAGCAACAACCTGGTGGTAACCAACTTGACAGGGCACCCTTGTGTGGTAGTGCCAAATGGCTTTCAGAAGAATGGAATGCCTACTACCATTACATTTATGGGTAAGCTTTTCGGAGAGGCCGAACTGCTGAGCTTCGCTAAGTTCTACCAAAGCATAACACCACATGATGAGCAGCACCCAAGTATGAACTTCGGAAAGAAGAAGAAATCTTAA
- a CDS encoding prolyl oligopeptidase family serine peptidase produces the protein MQLKQKVVAFAALLLLGSNGLLAQNDKLELSVEKIMRDPKWIGTSPSNVFWSEDGKKIYFYWNPEGNRQDSLYSVSADGRNLQKVSPQERRNLPAQRGVYNRAETKKVYEKNGDIFLYDIKSGKAQQVTNTVERESSPAFSHNEQKVVYMKDGNLFAWGIGNGQTVQLTDFKKGRKAAEEGKNAQRDWLKEQQLALLQIVRDRKTDKDAAEKQQKLDSPDRPKEIYVEDKVVNNVTLGPNERFITYQLISRPKNAKVAIVPNFVTETGYTEDINTRTKVGDAQNGYEFFVYDTQRDTAYAVLMNNVEGIYDQPAYLLQQEAKASVSPSTTDSKTKKPEPRATAIYGPYWSDNGKHAVVVARSADNKDRWILKLNPSTAELTVLDRQRDEAWINGPGISYGPGEIGWMPDGESVWFHSEESGYSHLYAVNVSSGKKKTLTSGKFEVSDVRLSDDKKNFYFTANKVHPGEKHFYRMPVNGGEMVQLTSMTGAHEVELSPDEKNLAIRYSYSNRPWELYVMNNKKGAKPKQVTNSLTDEFKLYDWREPEVITFKAEDGADVYARLYRPENPQQNGPAVIFVHGAGYLQNAHKWWSSYFREYMFHNFLADQGYTVLDIDYRGSAGYGRDVRTGIYQFMGGKDLSDHVDGAKHLVEKYNVDPKRIGIYGGSYGGFITLMAMFTEPDVFAAGAALRSVTDWAHYNHGYTSNILNTPQTDSTAYAKSSPIYYAEGLKGALLICHGMVDTNVHFQDVVRLTQRLIELGKENWELAVYPVEDHGFTEPASWTDEYKRIYKLFEENLKEKK, from the coding sequence ATGCAACTGAAACAAAAAGTCGTGGCGTTTGCGGCTTTGCTGCTGTTGGGCAGTAATGGCTTGCTGGCGCAGAACGATAAGCTGGAACTAAGCGTGGAGAAAATCATGCGCGATCCGAAGTGGATCGGCACCTCCCCAAGCAATGTGTTCTGGTCTGAAGATGGAAAGAAGATCTACTTCTACTGGAACCCGGAAGGTAACCGCCAGGATTCACTGTACAGTGTAAGCGCCGATGGCAGAAACCTGCAGAAAGTAAGCCCGCAGGAGCGCCGCAACCTGCCAGCACAGCGCGGTGTATACAACCGTGCCGAAACCAAAAAGGTGTATGAGAAGAACGGAGACATCTTCCTGTATGACATCAAGAGCGGAAAAGCGCAGCAGGTAACCAATACCGTAGAGCGCGAGAGCAGTCCTGCCTTTAGCCACAACGAGCAGAAGGTGGTGTACATGAAAGACGGCAATCTCTTTGCTTGGGGCATTGGCAATGGGCAGACAGTGCAGCTGACTGATTTCAAGAAAGGTAGAAAGGCAGCGGAGGAAGGCAAAAATGCGCAGCGTGACTGGCTGAAAGAGCAGCAGTTGGCGTTGCTGCAGATTGTGCGCGACCGCAAAACTGATAAGGATGCAGCCGAAAAGCAGCAGAAGCTGGATAGCCCTGATCGTCCGAAGGAAATTTATGTGGAGGACAAGGTTGTAAACAATGTAACGCTCGGGCCAAACGAGCGCTTTATTACTTATCAGCTTATCTCTCGGCCGAAGAATGCTAAAGTGGCCATCGTTCCCAACTTTGTTACTGAAACCGGCTACACTGAAGACATCAATACCAGAACTAAGGTTGGAGATGCTCAGAACGGCTATGAGTTCTTTGTGTACGACACGCAGCGCGACACAGCCTATGCAGTGCTGATGAACAATGTGGAGGGCATATATGATCAGCCGGCGTACTTGCTACAGCAGGAGGCCAAGGCTAGTGTTTCTCCAAGTACTACAGATAGCAAAACTAAAAAGCCAGAGCCACGTGCAACAGCCATTTATGGCCCGTATTGGTCTGATAACGGAAAGCATGCTGTGGTGGTAGCCCGCTCTGCCGATAACAAAGACCGCTGGATACTGAAGCTAAACCCATCTACAGCTGAGCTTACTGTGCTGGACCGCCAGCGTGATGAGGCATGGATTAATGGACCAGGTATAAGCTATGGCCCAGGCGAAATTGGTTGGATGCCTGATGGCGAAAGTGTGTGGTTTCATTCAGAAGAGAGCGGATACTCACATCTTTACGCTGTGAACGTGAGCAGTGGCAAGAAGAAAACCCTGACCAGCGGCAAGTTCGAAGTATCGGACGTGCGACTGTCAGACGACAAGAAGAATTTCTACTTTACAGCTAACAAGGTGCACCCGGGTGAGAAGCATTTCTACCGTATGCCAGTAAACGGAGGAGAGATGGTGCAGCTTACAAGTATGACTGGTGCCCATGAAGTAGAGCTGTCACCTGACGAAAAGAATTTGGCTATTCGCTATTCTTATAGTAACAGGCCATGGGAGCTCTATGTGATGAATAATAAGAAAGGAGCTAAACCCAAGCAAGTTACCAACTCCCTGACGGATGAGTTCAAGTTATACGATTGGCGTGAGCCGGAAGTAATTACCTTTAAGGCTGAGGATGGTGCTGATGTGTATGCACGCTTGTACAGACCGGAAAATCCACAGCAAAACGGACCTGCTGTAATCTTTGTGCATGGGGCAGGATACCTGCAGAACGCCCACAAGTGGTGGAGCAGCTATTTCCGCGAGTACATGTTCCACAACTTCCTTGCTGACCAAGGTTATACTGTACTGGACATAGACTACCGAGGCAGTGCAGGTTACGGCCGCGACGTGCGTACAGGCATCTACCAGTTTATGGGCGGCAAAGACCTGAGCGACCATGTAGATGGGGCTAAGCACCTGGTGGAGAAGTATAACGTGGATCCGAAGCGCATCGGTATTTATGGAGGCTCTTACGGAGGGTTTATAACTTTGATGGCCATGTTTACTGAGCCAGATGTGTTTGCTGCTGGTGCTGCATTACGCTCTGTAACCGATTGGGCTCACTATAACCATGGCTATACTTCTAACATTCTGAACACGCCACAAACCGACAGTACGGCTTATGCAAAGAGCTCCCCAATTTATTATGCCGAAGGGCTGAAAGGAGCTTTGCTTATCTGTCATGGCATGGTTGATACTAATGTGCACTTCCAGGATGTAGTACGCCTGACGCAGCGGCTTATTGAGCTAGGTAAGGAAAACTGGGAGCTCGCTGTTTACCCTGTAGAGGACCATGGTTTTACCGAGCCAGCCAGCTGGACCGATGAGTACAAGCGAATCTACAAGCTATTTGAGGAGAACCTGAAAGAGAAAAAATAA